One stretch of Bradyrhizobium canariense DNA includes these proteins:
- a CDS encoding esterase/lipase family protein, producing MANRHTYEVQKVQPTKASIEPCGPTGGKRGSCVLLHGWDADGNSMKSICTVLHPLAAGWNLYVATYETHTESFVDAARDLRPLVQPPQLASPLILIGYSEGGVVARQMIAGGLPVSALVTICTPHLGIGPWLPTPDLGSASVSPFSPELKALKDSAGEGAQRHLYHCFGITCTDFSGNHPDDGVVPIQSAIAETLGAVAEQVTIPLDYNGYIAGWGPHLQGMNPKRLQPVLNTCSTLFK from the coding sequence TTGGCAAATAGGCATACTTACGAAGTACAGAAGGTACAGCCGACAAAGGCCTCCATCGAACCGTGCGGTCCTACCGGCGGAAAACGCGGGTCATGTGTGCTTTTGCACGGATGGGATGCCGACGGCAACAGCATGAAATCCATCTGCACGGTGTTGCACCCATTAGCCGCAGGATGGAATTTGTATGTTGCGACGTACGAAACTCACACCGAGAGCTTTGTTGACGCCGCGCGTGATCTTCGCCCTCTAGTCCAACCGCCGCAACTCGCCTCCCCCCTAATTCTGATAGGCTATAGTGAAGGTGGTGTCGTAGCTCGTCAGATGATCGCTGGTGGTCTGCCTGTCAGCGCCTTAGTGACAATATGCACTCCGCATCTTGGCATAGGACCTTGGCTTCCAACGCCTGACCTTGGATCTGCATCCGTCTCGCCGTTCAGCCCAGAGCTGAAGGCATTGAAGGATTCCGCCGGTGAGGGGGCACAACGACACCTCTATCACTGCTTCGGAATAACCTGCACTGACTTTTCGGGAAATCACCCTGACGATGGCGTCGTCCCTATTCAAAGTGCGATCGCGGAAACACTTGGTGCCGTCGCCGAACAGGTGACGATCCCCCTCGACTATAACGGTTACATTGCCGGCTGGGGCCCACATCTACAGGGCATGAACCCCAAGCGTTTGCAGCCTGTCCTCAACACCTGTTCGACGCTCTTCAAATAG
- a CDS encoding type IV secretion system DNA-binding domain-containing protein, protein MPTVPLSREREARHFLILGSVGGGKTQTMLHLIGEAIIRGDGVLVLDTKGDMMGGLPAEGEPLLVAPHDKRSLVWDIAADCSIKQDARELAARFIPRSSDPMWSEAAQEIFVGCIAYLQATRGRNWGWSDLEAVVTADIDQFAAFARDHNPNAIRLLAQPDSKTTLSILTTFQTHMRIVSVLADAWSNPSAARFSIRAWLHSPVPYRPLILQHDPGYPELSRIWIGSMLGLLASAVGSPTLRESRERRVWLFLDEFPQLPPIKQFPTFLELGRSKGIAVVIGAQDTAQIRAVYGQDQAKSWFGMTGTKIITRINASEAAEDISRLIGEQEVERRTRSSTRAGGKTSVTESVHRETRRVVTASELASRLGPTKDGVRVLLLGLGEAVYELELPYISLQMRREPIMPADWTHTSPSMSPKQINGKAKPEALPPSSSRLTKDLADRIRETRR, encoded by the coding sequence GTGCCAACCGTTCCCCTGAGCCGTGAGCGCGAGGCACGGCATTTCCTGATTCTCGGCAGCGTGGGCGGCGGCAAAACCCAGACCATGCTGCACCTCATTGGAGAGGCCATCATCCGCGGGGACGGTGTGCTGGTGCTCGATACCAAGGGCGACATGATGGGTGGCCTGCCGGCAGAGGGCGAACCTCTGCTGGTTGCGCCCCACGACAAACGGTCTCTGGTCTGGGATATCGCGGCCGATTGCAGCATCAAGCAGGATGCCCGCGAACTCGCCGCCCGCTTTATTCCCCGGAGCTCCGATCCAATGTGGTCAGAGGCGGCACAGGAGATCTTCGTCGGCTGCATCGCCTACCTACAAGCAACCAGGGGACGCAATTGGGGCTGGAGCGATCTCGAAGCCGTCGTGACCGCGGATATCGATCAGTTCGCCGCTTTCGCAAGGGATCACAATCCCAATGCGATCCGGCTGCTTGCCCAGCCTGACAGCAAGACCACGCTTAGCATTTTGACAACCTTCCAGACCCACATGCGGATTGTCTCGGTGCTAGCGGATGCCTGGTCCAACCCTTCCGCTGCCCGTTTCTCGATCCGCGCCTGGCTGCATAGTCCTGTTCCCTATCGTCCGCTGATCCTGCAGCATGATCCCGGTTATCCGGAATTGTCGCGGATATGGATCGGTAGCATGTTGGGTCTTCTAGCTTCTGCAGTTGGTAGCCCCACTTTGAGAGAAAGCCGTGAGCGGCGGGTATGGCTGTTTCTGGATGAGTTTCCGCAACTTCCACCCATCAAGCAGTTTCCGACCTTTTTGGAGCTCGGCCGCTCCAAGGGGATCGCTGTCGTCATTGGCGCACAGGACACAGCCCAGATCAGGGCGGTCTACGGCCAGGATCAGGCAAAGTCCTGGTTCGGGATGACCGGCACCAAGATCATCACCCGTATCAATGCAAGCGAGGCGGCCGAGGACATCAGCCGCCTGATCGGGGAGCAGGAAGTGGAACGTCGCACACGAAGCTCGACCCGAGCCGGCGGCAAGACCAGCGTCACCGAAAGCGTTCATCGCGAGACCCGCCGCGTGGTCACTGCTTCCGAACTTGCTTCCCGGCTTGGCCCAACCAAGGACGGCGTCCGGGTGCTGTTGTTGGGTTTGGGTGAAGCAGTTTATGAGCTGGAGCTGCCCTACATCAGCCTACAGATGCGCCGCGAGCCGATCATGCCGGCGGACTGGACCCATACCTCCCCTTCAATGTCGCCAAAGCAGATCAACGGAAAGGCGAAGCCCGAGGCGCTGCCGCCTTCCTCTTCCCGGCTGACCAAGGACCTGGCCGACCGGATCCGCGAAACGCGGCGCTGA
- the mobF gene encoding MobF family relaxase, whose product MVTSISARGSAAAALGYYDHLQRDNYYSHGGEPPGRWAGRCAERLSLTGPVTHAEFEAALQGLDPKTGERLVQIGGRGREHSAGWDMTFSAPKSVSVLWALSEKPERVAIEQAHQSAVLAATKQLEETAGWARRGRGGSVRERTAGLLMAQFDHHTSRESDPQLHTHSFIFNLAPRRDASWGAIVSRELYKAQKQAGQTYRQALAGELERQGIRLERQDNGFRVAAIPRHVDRAFSKRRQAIEEAARTHGYNTPKGMELAALRTRRPKRDAKLSDLVKHWQAEANTLGFELGQSHRQFQNGVAAAGRSLSSVSGKRFGSASPIPSSSSQMPVNTAAAGAAQSPAAQLGSLLGQAIQALDQPARMSAVRIKLRYQEQERE is encoded by the coding sequence ATGGTGACCTCGATCTCCGCGCGGGGAAGCGCCGCGGCGGCACTTGGCTATTACGATCATCTGCAGCGCGACAATTACTATAGCCACGGTGGCGAGCCACCGGGTCGGTGGGCGGGACGCTGCGCTGAGCGGCTGAGCCTGACCGGACCGGTGACGCACGCTGAATTCGAGGCTGCGCTTCAGGGCCTCGACCCCAAGACCGGAGAACGGCTGGTGCAGATTGGCGGACGCGGGCGGGAGCATTCAGCCGGCTGGGATATGACCTTCAGCGCCCCAAAGTCGGTCTCGGTCTTGTGGGCGCTCTCGGAAAAGCCTGAGCGGGTGGCAATCGAACAGGCCCACCAATCGGCGGTGCTGGCCGCAACCAAGCAACTCGAAGAGACCGCCGGCTGGGCACGTCGCGGTCGTGGCGGCAGCGTACGCGAGCGGACGGCGGGACTCCTGATGGCGCAGTTCGATCACCACACCAGCCGCGAATCCGATCCCCAGCTCCATACTCACAGCTTCATCTTCAATCTCGCCCCACGTCGAGACGCCAGCTGGGGCGCGATCGTCAGCCGCGAACTCTACAAGGCGCAGAAGCAGGCCGGCCAAACCTATCGCCAGGCGTTGGCTGGCGAGCTGGAGCGACAGGGTATTCGCCTCGAACGACAGGATAATGGTTTCCGGGTTGCGGCCATTCCCCGTCATGTCGATCGGGCTTTCTCCAAGCGGCGTCAGGCTATCGAAGAAGCTGCCCGCACCCACGGCTACAACACGCCCAAGGGAATGGAGCTGGCCGCTCTTCGAACCCGGCGTCCCAAGCGGGACGCCAAGCTCTCGGACCTCGTCAAGCATTGGCAGGCGGAGGCTAACACGCTTGGGTTCGAGCTTGGCCAAAGTCACCGACAGTTTCAAAACGGCGTGGCCGCCGCCGGACGCTCGCTCTCGAGCGTATCGGGCAAGCGGTTTGGCTCGGCGTCTCCTATCCCTTCTTCGTCCTCACAAATGCCGGTCAATACTGCCGCGGCGGGCGCAGCCCAAAGTCCAGCCGCTCAACTCGGATCCCTGCTCGGCCAGGCTATTCAAGCCCTGGATCAGCCAGCCCGCATGTCAGCCGTCCGGATCAAGCTTCGTTATCAAG